Below is a genomic region from Fischerella sp. PCC 9605.
AGGGACTGGGGATTGGGGATAAGGGCATAAAAATTATGAATTATGAATTATGAATTATGAAATTTTCAGCCCAATCGCATTCATCATTCATAATTCTCACCAGTACCCAATACCCCATCCCCGATCCCCGATCTAAACTCGCAAAGCTACCATTTTTTCTACAGCTTCGACAATTTGCTCTGGTTGAACAATTGTCAATCTCTCCATATTGCCGTTATAAGGCGTGGGAATATCTTGGGAAGAAAGCCGCAGTAGTGGCGCATCCAACTCATCAAAAAAGCGATCGTTAATTGATGCAATTATTTCGGCTGCAACGCCCCCTGTTTTCATGCACTCTTCGACTATAATTACTCGATGGGTTTTCCGCACGGATGCCCCAATTGTATCCATATCTAAAGGTTTGAGAGATATTAAATCGATAACTTCCGGGTCAAAACCTTGTTTTTCCAATGTTTTTACAGCTTGCAGTACATGATGCCGCATCCGCGAGTAGGTGAGAATTGTGACATCTTTACCAAAACGGACGACTTCTGCTTTATCTAATGGCAGTAAGTATTCTTTCTCTGGTAGGTTTTCTTTCAAGTTATAGAGCAGGACGTGTTCAAAGAACAACACTGGGTTATTATCGCGGATAGCAGATTTGAGAAGTCCTTTGGCGTTGTAAGGTGTAGAGCAGGCAACAATCTTTAATCCCGGAACGGCTTGAAAATAAGCTTCCAATCGCTGAGAATGTTCTGCCCCTAGCTGACGTCCTACACCACCAGGGCCGCGAATAACCATCGGAATTTTAAAGTTACCACCAGAGGTATAGCGTAGCATCCCGGCATTGTTAGCTATTTGGTTAAAGGCAAGGAGCAAAAAGCCCATATTCATGCCTTCAATGATCGGTCGCAAC
It encodes:
- a CDS encoding alpha-ketoacid dehydrogenase subunit beta — its product is MAETLLFNALREAIDEEMARDSTVFVLGEDVGHYGGSYKVTKDLYQKYGELRVLDTPIAENSFTGLAVGAAMTGLRPIIEGMNMGFLLLAFNQIANNAGMLRYTSGGNFKIPMVIRGPGGVGRQLGAEHSQRLEAYFQAVPGLKIVACSTPYNAKGLLKSAIRDNNPVLFFEHVLLYNLKENLPEKEYLLPLDKAEVVRFGKDVTILTYSRMRHHVLQAVKTLEKQGFDPEVIDLISLKPLDMDTIGASVRKTHRVIIVEECMKTGGVAAEIIASINDRFFDELDAPLLRLSSQDIPTPYNGNMERLTIVQPEQIVEAVEKMVALRV